One Dromiciops gliroides isolate mDroGli1 chromosome 3, mDroGli1.pri, whole genome shotgun sequence DNA segment encodes these proteins:
- the LOC122749861 gene encoding 60S ribosomal protein L37-like: protein MTKGTSSFGKRRNKTHTLCRRCGSKAYHLQESTCGKCGYPAKRKRKYNWSAKAKRCNTTGTGRMRHLKIVYRRFRNGFREVTTPKPKRAAVAASSSS from the coding sequence ATGACGAAGGGAACGTCTTCGTTTGGTAAGCGCCGGAATAAGACGCACACTTTGTGCCGTCGCTGTGGCTCTAAGGCGTACCATCTTCAGGAGTCAACCTGCGGTAAATGCGGGTATCCTGCCAAACGCAAGAGAAAGTATAATTGGAGTGCAAAGGCTAAGCGATGCAACACTACTGGTACTGGTCGAATGAGGCACCTAAAAATTGTCTACCGCCGATTCAGGAATGGATTCCGTGAAGTAACAACACCTAAACCCAAGAGAGCAGCTGTTGCAGCATCTAGTTCATCTTGA